One Sphingobacteruim zhuxiongii DNA window includes the following coding sequences:
- a CDS encoding DUF6291 domain-containing protein has translation MAEDKKSFLAYADWKTQFNLLSNEEAGILIKHILSYVNDENPTLPQDDRIIQIAFEPIKLQLKRDLKKYESAKQDKAVNGIIGNLKRWHLDLYEKYIKKEISLEEAVKIASTRKESPTDSSRSAPIANIADTVNDTVNVNDTVTVNDTDINNFLGADAEKKTVDNLCFRSSTPPKEEKEKSSAQKEKAFGKSDFKQALLDRDANEQHVDDWLKVRTAAKASFTQTSLNKLLNECDRNNYPVARAVQACAEYSWRGFEYQWILNKQKYAAGKQSNTTNQSRQERVEEVREFRSDNRQALADRLSQYITSNPE, from the coding sequence TTTTGATAAAACACATATTGTCTTATGTCAATGACGAGAACCCAACGCTACCCCAAGATGACAGAATTATACAGATTGCCTTTGAACCTATAAAGCTCCAACTTAAGAGAGATTTAAAAAAATACGAGTCTGCAAAACAAGATAAAGCTGTTAATGGAATCATAGGAAACTTGAAAAGATGGCATCTTGATCTATACGAAAAGTATATAAAGAAGGAAATTAGTTTAGAAGAAGCTGTAAAAATCGCCTCTACTCGCAAGGAATCGCCTACCGATAGTAGCCGATCGGCACCTATCGCAAACATCGCTGATACTGTTAATGATACTGTTAATGTAAATGATACTGTAACTGTTAATGATACTGATATTAATAATTTTTTAGGCGCTGACGCTGAAAAAAAAACAGTTGATAATTTATGTTTTAGGTCTTCTACACCACCAAAAGAAGAAAAAGAAAAAAGTTCCGCGCAAAAAGAAAAAGCTTTCGGGAAATCAGACTTCAAACAAGCCTTGCTTGACAGAGACGCAAACGAACAGCATGTAGACGATTGGTTAAAAGTTCGTACTGCTGCTAAAGCCTCGTTTACTCAAACATCCTTAAACAAATTATTAAACGAGTGTGACAGGAATAATTATCCGGTTGCGCGAGCAGTTCAGGCGTGCGCTGAATACAGTTGGCGCGGCTTTGAATATCAATGGATTTTAAACAAACAAAAGTATGCAGCAGGAAAACAATCAAATACAACAAATCAATCAAGACAGGAAAGAGTTGAGGAAGTTCGAGAGTTCAGATCCGATAATAGACAAGCTCTTGCCGATAGACTTTCGCAGTATATCACAAGTAATCCAGAGTAA
- a CDS encoding AP2 domain-containing protein: protein MAVKINLENLIGGKYNNLTIIKEVDAIFTKGGNKKRMISCLCNCGVEKILVMSEVINGYVKSCGCYSRELAKENTTIRNTKHKMYGTSEYNTWQSMKKRCLNPNHKAYDYYGGRGITICDSWKNSFSNFYNDMGSKPNKDSSLDRINNEKGYFKENCRWASKKTQTRNQRNNRYLTIDGVTKTIGEWAEISGIKWQTIHHRAFISNWEDKEILKPV from the coding sequence ATGGCTGTAAAAATAAACTTAGAAAATCTCATAGGAGGTAAATACAACAACCTAACCATTATTAAAGAAGTTGATGCAATTTTCACTAAAGGAGGAAATAAAAAAAGAATGATTTCGTGTCTATGCAATTGTGGTGTTGAAAAAATATTAGTTATGTCAGAAGTTATTAATGGATATGTTAAAAGTTGCGGATGCTATTCTCGTGAGTTAGCTAAAGAAAACACTACTATTCGGAATACTAAGCATAAGATGTATGGAACATCAGAGTATAACACTTGGCAATCTATGAAGAAAAGATGTTTAAACCCGAACCATAAAGCTTATGATTATTATGGTGGTAGAGGAATAACCATCTGTGATTCTTGGAAAAACTCTTTTTCCAACTTCTATAATGACATGGGAAGTAAGCCTAATAAAGATTCTTCTTTAGACAGAATAAATAATGAAAAAGGATATTTTAAGGAAAATTGCAGATGGGCTTCAAAAAAAACACAGACTAGAAATCAAAGAAACAATAGATACCTTACAATCGATGGAGTAACCAAAACTATCGGTGAATGGGCTGAAATTAGTGGCATTAAATGGCAAACAATTCATCACAGAGCCTTCATATCAAACTGGGAAGATAAAGAGATATTAAAACCTGTTTAA
- a CDS encoding DUF6633 family protein encodes MRKFESSDPIIDKLLPIDFRSISQVIQSNLPSIAKIRKQDPEIAQMVVKELVSDLVEFLNVGKIMNKEQISQTSSYILKYFPHFNLGDLKLFFDKMKLGHYGKFYDSVDGQLILSKMEEYSQDRMNEFEQLRLAKHREEIKENPIGEGYHPDVIAAIKKAIGEKKVPKIEKVERVITPSEIFTQKCIRQFDNLFSRYGITNISGRFIKIGNTVFDLNKFLERKFANTSR; translated from the coding sequence TTGAGGAAGTTCGAGAGTTCAGATCCGATAATAGACAAGCTCTTGCCGATAGACTTTCGCAGTATATCACAAGTAATCCAGAGTAACCTACCATCTATAGCTAAAATTAGAAAACAAGACCCTGAAATTGCTCAAATGGTTGTTAAGGAACTAGTTTCAGATTTGGTTGAATTTCTGAACGTTGGAAAAATAATGAACAAGGAACAGATATCCCAAACATCGAGTTACATTCTTAAATATTTTCCTCACTTCAATTTAGGCGATTTAAAGCTCTTTTTTGACAAAATGAAGCTAGGACACTATGGTAAGTTTTACGATAGCGTAGACGGGCAATTAATACTGTCTAAGATGGAAGAATACTCGCAGGATAGAATGAACGAGTTTGAACAGCTACGATTAGCCAAACATAGGGAGGAAATCAAGGAAAACCCAATAGGCGAAGGATATCATCCGGATGTTATCGCAGCTATTAAAAAAGCTATAGGAGAAAAAAAGGTTCCAAAAATTGAAAAAGTAGAAAGAGTTATTACTCCATCGGAAATATTTACGCAAAAATGCATTCGACAATTCGACAATCTTTTTTCACGATATGGGATCACTAACATCTCTGGGAGATTTATAAAAATAGGAAATACAGTTTTCGACCTTAATAAATTTCTAGAAAGAAAATTTGCTAACACTAGTAGATAA